Proteins co-encoded in one Actinomadura luteofluorescens genomic window:
- the holA gene encoding DNA polymerase III subunit delta: MSVESIILVVGDEELLVERAIGDVVASVRAGDPEIEVIDLAPGALEPGRISELTSPSLFGSGKVLVLRSAQDLGKDLTAEVLKYAKAPAEDVVLVAVHPGGAKGKALVDGLTKLKARKIACPKVTKAGERVDFVRSEIRKAGGKISADGARGLIEAVGNDLRELAAACSQLVADTGGKIDDAAIARYYRGRAEVSGFTVADKAIEGQLAEALEQLRWALATGVAPVLIVSALAQGVRGLAKVGGAPRGARGAALAKDLGMPPWKIDRVQRQLRGWSGDGVARALTAVAEADEEVKGGAADPAYALEKTVARIVAARG; this comes from the coding sequence GTGTCGGTTGAGTCCATCATTCTGGTCGTCGGTGACGAAGAGCTGCTCGTGGAGCGGGCGATCGGGGACGTCGTCGCGTCCGTGCGAGCGGGGGATCCGGAGATCGAGGTCATCGATCTGGCGCCCGGTGCGCTGGAGCCCGGTCGCATCTCGGAGCTGACGTCGCCGTCGCTGTTCGGCAGCGGGAAGGTGCTGGTGCTGCGGTCGGCGCAGGATCTGGGCAAGGACCTGACGGCCGAGGTGCTGAAGTACGCCAAGGCTCCGGCGGAGGACGTCGTGCTCGTCGCCGTCCATCCCGGCGGCGCCAAGGGGAAGGCACTGGTGGACGGGCTGACGAAGCTCAAGGCGCGCAAGATCGCGTGCCCGAAGGTCACCAAGGCCGGCGAGCGGGTCGACTTCGTCCGGAGCGAGATCCGCAAGGCGGGCGGGAAGATCTCGGCGGACGGCGCGCGGGGGCTGATCGAGGCCGTCGGCAACGACCTGCGCGAGCTGGCCGCGGCCTGCAGCCAGCTCGTCGCCGACACCGGCGGCAAGATCGACGATGCGGCCATCGCCCGCTACTACCGGGGACGCGCGGAGGTCAGCGGCTTCACCGTGGCGGACAAGGCGATCGAGGGGCAGCTCGCCGAGGCCCTCGAGCAGCTCCGTTGGGCCCTCGCGACGGGCGTGGCGCCCGTCCTGATCGTCAGCGCGCTCGCCCAGGGCGTGCGCGGACTGGCGAAGGTCGGCGGTGCACCCCGCGGCGCGCGAGGAGCGGCCCTGGCCAAGGATCTGGGCATGCCGCCGTGGAAGATCGATCGGGTGCAGAGGCAGTTGCGGGGCTGGTCCGGTGATGGAGTTGCGCGGGCGTTGACCGCTGTCGCTGAGGCCGACGAGGAGGTTAAGGGCGGTGCCGCCGACCCCGCCTACGCTCTGGAGAAGA